The Corynebacterium jeddahense genome has a window encoding:
- a CDS encoding HNH endonuclease signature motif containing protein, which yields MSTELARHVDTIAHALFAMRDLCDDPSNVTFEDVREPFEKLEAALRTKPLLDAFFAFVAERDDAGRLMGSKWAKTYLEKRLGIEPGDAYDRLARGRAFYGEPDVEGPAQQDAPEEGSDGGFEFFGFGEEDEDRRREEDRRREEDRRREEARVRQARARKAAAQVSEQKQRVIRLELDRLVDAAKGAHARLMARAMDEAPDRSVKDLRALVRRWVEAENRKHADPTNPNAGMRKRKLVIGNQNADGTVDADITFTAGHAALFKTLTDKGLVPNSNLPEGEEDYRTPAQRRYDQFIAILEHFEHCQKPAGGGCASVLVSCTLDQLADAGATTKFATNTGIDVTAFDLVRLGMDGTAEFVLAVDDAEHLSLDLYRTRRTASIAQRVTLLALQGVCAWAGCTAPLSECEAHHVVSWLKGGNTDIGNLAALCRQHHRMNNDNMDHRGNSSHVDICPTSRRVGLKEPGSPHLKFNTADAAEHAAVNLIRTRESHRHHTTHLPPERPPDPPPPREPVQAPPWAKGQDPYPPF from the coding sequence GTGAGCACGGAACTCGCACGTCATGTCGACACAATTGCGCACGCCTTATTCGCAATGCGGGACCTTTGCGACGACCCCTCCAACGTCACATTCGAAGATGTACGCGAGCCGTTTGAGAAGCTAGAGGCGGCACTGCGCACGAAACCGTTGTTGGACGCGTTCTTCGCGTTCGTGGCGGAGCGTGACGACGCCGGTCGGCTTATGGGGTCGAAGTGGGCGAAGACGTATCTGGAGAAGAGGCTGGGGATCGAACCCGGCGACGCCTATGACCGCCTCGCCCGCGGCCGCGCGTTCTACGGCGAACCCGACGTTGAAGGGCCCGCCCAGCAAGACGCGCCCGAGGAGGGATCCGACGGCGGATTCGAGTTCTTCGGTTTTGGGGAGGAAGATGAGGACCGCCGGCGGGAGGAGGACCGCCGGCGGGAGGAGGACCGCCGGCGGGAGGAGGCGCGGGTACGCCAGGCTCGGGCGCGAAAGGCTGCGGCGCAGGTGTCCGAGCAGAAGCAGCGAGTCATCCGTCTCGAACTTGACCGGCTCGTCGACGCGGCAAAAGGAGCGCACGCCCGCCTCATGGCGAGGGCGATGGACGAGGCCCCGGATCGCAGCGTAAAGGATCTTCGAGCCCTAGTCCGACGCTGGGTGGAGGCGGAAAACCGCAAGCATGCGGACCCAACCAATCCGAATGCGGGCATGCGCAAGCGCAAACTGGTGATTGGTAACCAGAACGCTGACGGAACGGTTGACGCGGACATCACCTTCACCGCGGGGCATGCCGCATTGTTCAAGACGCTGACGGACAAGGGCCTGGTTCCGAACTCCAACCTCCCGGAGGGCGAGGAGGATTACCGTACCCCGGCGCAGCGCCGCTACGACCAGTTCATCGCCATCCTGGAGCACTTTGAGCATTGCCAGAAACCTGCAGGCGGCGGGTGCGCATCCGTCTTGGTCTCGTGCACGCTGGACCAGCTCGCGGACGCAGGCGCCACGACCAAGTTCGCCACCAACACCGGCATTGATGTCACCGCGTTCGATCTTGTCCGACTCGGGATGGACGGGACGGCCGAATTCGTCCTCGCCGTCGATGACGCCGAACATCTGTCATTGGACCTTTACCGCACCAGACGAACGGCATCCATTGCTCAGCGCGTCACGTTGCTGGCACTCCAAGGCGTGTGCGCGTGGGCGGGGTGCACTGCCCCGCTCAGCGAATGCGAGGCCCACCACGTCGTTTCGTGGCTCAAGGGCGGCAACACCGACATCGGCAACTTGGCGGCGCTGTGCAGGCAGCACCACCGGATGAACAACGACAACATGGACCACCGTGGCAACAGCAGCCACGTCGATATCTGCCCGACTTCACGGAGGGTTGGGCTCAAGGAACCGGGGTCACCTCACCTGAAGTTCAATACCGCTGATGCCGCGGAGCATGCTGCGGTGAATCTGATCCGCACCCGCGAGTCACATAGGCATCACACAACCCACCTGCCCCCGGAGCGGCCGCCCGATCCTCCCCCGCCGCGGGAACCCGTTCAAGCGCCGCCCTGGGCGAAGGGCCAGGATCCGTACCCGCCGTTCTAG
- a CDS encoding ABC-F family ATP-binding cassette domain-containing protein produces the protein MIVTNDLEVRVGARTLLDAPGQHLRVQPGDRIGLVGRNGAGKTTTMRILAGETEPYGGSVTRSGEIGYLPQDSKEGDIEQTARDRVLSARGLDQIQRSMAKQQSIMETTDGAERDKAIAKFSRLEERYQALGGYEANAEAAQICDNLGLPERVLDQQLKTLSGGQRRRVELAQILFASRQGSGKSQTTLLLDEPTNHLDADSISWLRGFLSKHEGGLIMISHDVELLDAVCNKVWFLDAVRAEADVYNMGFAKYKDARALDEARRRRERANAEKKASALQKQAAKLGAKATKAAAAKQMLARAERMMGELDEVRVADRVASISFPEPAPCGKTPLFGKGLTKMYGSLEVFAGVDLAVDKGSRVVVLGTNGAGKTTLLKLLAGVERTDGEGGVVSGHGLKIGYFAQEHDTIDGAKTVWENTIEACPDAGQQDLRGLLGAFMFSGDKLEQPAGTLSGGEKTRLALATLVSSRANVLLLDEPTNNLDPQSREQVLDALKTYTGAVVLVTHDPGAVRALEPERVIIMPEGDEDLWNDEYMEIVELA, from the coding sequence GTGATTGTCACCAATGATCTCGAGGTGCGCGTCGGCGCCCGCACGCTTCTCGACGCCCCCGGCCAACACCTCCGCGTCCAGCCCGGCGACCGCATCGGCCTGGTGGGTCGCAACGGCGCCGGCAAGACGACGACGATGCGCATCCTGGCGGGGGAGACCGAGCCCTACGGCGGCTCGGTGACGCGTTCGGGCGAGATCGGCTACCTCCCGCAGGATTCGAAAGAGGGCGACATCGAGCAGACTGCCCGCGACCGGGTCCTGTCGGCGCGCGGTCTGGATCAGATCCAGCGGTCGATGGCGAAGCAGCAGTCCATCATGGAGACGACGGACGGCGCGGAGCGCGACAAGGCCATCGCCAAATTCTCCCGACTGGAGGAGCGCTACCAAGCGCTCGGCGGCTACGAGGCCAACGCCGAGGCCGCCCAAATCTGCGACAACCTGGGCCTTCCGGAGCGGGTGCTGGACCAGCAACTGAAAACGCTCTCGGGCGGCCAGCGCCGCCGCGTGGAGCTTGCGCAGATCCTTTTCGCGTCGCGGCAGGGCTCGGGCAAGTCCCAAACCACACTGCTTCTCGACGAGCCCACCAACCACCTCGACGCCGACTCCATCTCCTGGCTGCGTGGCTTCCTGTCGAAGCACGAGGGCGGGCTGATCATGATCTCCCACGACGTCGAGTTGCTCGACGCGGTGTGCAACAAGGTGTGGTTCCTCGACGCGGTGCGTGCCGAAGCCGACGTGTACAACATGGGCTTCGCCAAATATAAGGACGCCCGCGCCCTCGATGAGGCCCGCCGGCGCCGCGAGCGCGCCAACGCGGAGAAGAAGGCCTCGGCGCTGCAGAAGCAGGCCGCGAAGCTGGGGGCCAAGGCCACGAAGGCTGCGGCGGCGAAGCAAATGCTTGCCCGCGCCGAACGCATGATGGGGGAGCTCGACGAGGTTCGCGTCGCCGACCGCGTCGCCTCCATCTCCTTCCCCGAGCCTGCGCCGTGCGGCAAGACGCCCCTGTTCGGCAAGGGGCTGACCAAGATGTACGGCTCGCTCGAGGTGTTCGCGGGTGTGGACTTGGCAGTGGACAAGGGCTCCCGCGTGGTGGTGCTGGGCACGAACGGCGCCGGCAAGACGACGTTGCTGAAGCTGCTGGCCGGTGTCGAGCGCACCGACGGCGAGGGCGGCGTCGTTTCCGGCCACGGCTTGAAGATCGGGTACTTCGCGCAAGAACACGACACCATCGACGGTGCGAAAACGGTCTGGGAAAACACCATCGAGGCGTGCCCCGACGCGGGCCAGCAGGACCTGCGCGGGCTGCTCGGTGCGTTCATGTTTTCCGGCGACAAGCTGGAGCAGCCCGCCGGCACCCTCTCGGGCGGCGAGAAGACCCGCCTCGCGCTGGCCACGCTGGTCTCCTCCCGGGCGAACGTCCTGCTTCTCGACGAGCCCACAAACAACCTCGACCCACAATCCCGCGAGCAGGTCCTCGATGCGCTGAAAACTTACACCGGCGCGGTGGTCCTGGTCACCCACGACCCGGGCGCGGTGCGAGCGCTCGAGCCGGAGCGCGTCATCATCATGCCCGAGGGTGACGAAGATCTGTGGAACGACGAATACATGGAGATCGTCGAACTCGCCTAA
- a CDS encoding metal-sulfur cluster assembly factor: protein MTEPNSQENTRPQQTEEQLKLVGEVEEYLRDVIDPELGINVVDLGLVYDIWIEERAEATTAVVNMTLTSPACPLTDVIEEQALQAVVPNTAVDDLEINWVWMPPWGPQFITEEGREQLRALGFAV, encoded by the coding sequence ATGACCGAGCCGAATTCGCAGGAGAACACCCGCCCGCAGCAGACCGAGGAGCAGCTCAAGCTCGTCGGCGAGGTGGAGGAGTACTTGCGCGATGTGATCGACCCGGAGCTGGGGATCAACGTCGTCGACCTGGGCCTCGTCTACGACATCTGGATCGAGGAGCGCGCCGAGGCGACGACGGCGGTGGTCAACATGACGCTCACCTCGCCGGCGTGCCCGCTCACCGACGTCATCGAGGAGCAGGCGCTTCAGGCCGTCGTGCCGAACACCGCGGTCGACGACCTCGAGATCAACTGGGTCTGGATGCCGCCGTGGGGCCCGCAGTTCATCACCGAGGAGGGCCGCGAGCAGCTGCGCGCCCTCGGTTTCGCGGTTTAG
- the sufU gene encoding Fe-S cluster assembly sulfur transfer protein SufU: MNLESMYQEVILDHYKNPQHAGLREPYEAEVHHVNPSCGDEITLRVHLSEDGATVEDVSYDAVGCSISQASTSVMAEEVIGKPVAEAMEKLGVFEEMVTSRGTVEGDAAVIGDGVAFAGVAKFPARVKCALLGWKAFQAATSDALEEKE, translated from the coding sequence ATGAACCTGGAGTCGATGTACCAGGAAGTGATCCTGGACCACTACAAGAACCCGCAGCACGCGGGCCTGCGCGAGCCGTACGAGGCGGAGGTGCACCACGTGAACCCGTCGTGCGGCGACGAGATCACGCTGCGCGTCCACCTCTCCGAGGACGGCGCAACGGTCGAAGACGTCTCGTACGACGCGGTCGGGTGCTCGATCTCGCAGGCGTCCACCTCCGTGATGGCCGAGGAGGTCATCGGCAAGCCGGTCGCCGAGGCGATGGAGAAGCTCGGCGTGTTCGAGGAGATGGTGACCTCGCGCGGCACCGTCGAGGGCGACGCCGCGGTGATCGGCGACGGGGTCGCGTTCGCGGGGGTGGCGAAGTTCCCGGCGCGCGTGAAGTGCGCGCTGCTGGGGTGGAAGGCGTTCCAGGCGGCGACGTCGGACGCGCTCGAGGAGAAGGAGTAG
- a CDS encoding cysteine desulfurase, producing MALDVEAIRAEFPILSRTVRGDKPLVYLDSGATSQRPQRVWDAERDFVLGCNAPVHRGSYELAEEATDAYESAREAIAAFVGADDDEIAFTKNATEGLNLVAYVLGDDRAGDLAVREGDTVVITELEHHANLVPWQELCRRTGATLKWYSMTEDGRIDLDSLELDDTVKVVAFTHQSNVTGAHADVEEMVRRAKAVGALTVLDACQSVPHMPVDLHALDVDFAAFSGHKMCGPNGVGAVYSKHLGELPPFMTGGSMIEVVRMEGSTYAPAPQRFEAGTQMTSQVVGLGEAVRFLTEIGMDNIAAHERELTAYALEQMQRIDGLRIAGPLTAEKRGGAIAFTVEGVHPHDLGQVLDAEGVAIRTGHHCAWPAHRGLNLQSTSRASFYLYNTLDEVDTLVASIRKAKEFFAR from the coding sequence ATGGCGCTCGACGTAGAAGCGATCAGGGCAGAATTCCCCATCCTGTCGCGCACCGTGCGCGGGGACAAGCCGCTGGTATACCTCGACTCCGGGGCAACCTCGCAGCGCCCGCAGCGGGTGTGGGACGCCGAGCGCGACTTCGTGCTCGGCTGCAACGCGCCGGTGCACCGCGGCTCCTACGAGCTCGCGGAGGAGGCCACCGACGCGTACGAGTCGGCGCGCGAGGCGATCGCGGCGTTCGTCGGTGCCGACGACGACGAGATCGCGTTCACCAAGAACGCCACCGAGGGCCTCAACCTCGTCGCGTACGTGCTCGGCGACGACCGCGCCGGCGATCTCGCTGTGCGCGAGGGTGACACCGTCGTCATCACCGAGCTCGAGCACCACGCGAACCTCGTGCCGTGGCAGGAGCTGTGCCGCCGCACCGGCGCGACGCTGAAGTGGTACTCGATGACCGAGGACGGGCGCATCGACCTCGACTCGCTCGAGCTCGACGACACCGTCAAGGTCGTCGCCTTCACCCACCAGTCGAACGTCACCGGCGCGCACGCAGACGTCGAGGAGATGGTGCGTCGCGCGAAGGCGGTCGGCGCGCTCACCGTGCTCGACGCGTGCCAGTCGGTGCCGCACATGCCGGTGGACCTCCACGCCCTCGACGTTGACTTCGCGGCGTTCTCCGGCCACAAGATGTGCGGCCCGAACGGCGTCGGCGCGGTCTACTCGAAGCACCTAGGCGAGCTGCCGCCGTTCATGACGGGCGGCTCGATGATCGAGGTCGTGCGCATGGAGGGCTCCACCTACGCGCCCGCCCCGCAGCGCTTCGAGGCCGGCACGCAGATGACCTCGCAGGTCGTGGGCCTGGGCGAGGCGGTGCGCTTCCTCACCGAGATCGGGATGGACAACATCGCCGCGCACGAGCGGGAGCTCACCGCCTACGCCCTCGAGCAGATGCAGCGTATCGACGGCCTCCGGATCGCCGGCCCCCTCACCGCCGAGAAGCGCGGCGGCGCGATCGCGTTCACGGTCGAGGGCGTGCACCCGCACGACCTGGGCCAGGTGCTCGACGCCGAGGGCGTGGCCATCCGCACCGGCCACCACTGCGCGTGGCCGGCCCACCGGGGCCTCAACCTGCAGTCCACGTCGCGGGCGAGCTTCTACCTGTACAACACGCTGGACGAGGTTGATACCTTGGTGGCGTCGATACGCAAGGCGAAGGAGTTTTTCGCGCGATGA
- the sufC gene encoding Fe-S cluster assembly ATPase SufC has translation MSTLEIKNLHANVLPSEEGQEAKPILKGVNLTINGGETHAIMGPNGSGKSTLAYTLAGHPKYEVTDGEVLLDGENLLEMSIDERARAGLFLAMQYPVEVPGVSSSNFMRSAVTAVRGEAPKLREWVGELNAAREALQMDASFSERSVNEGFSGGEKKRHEVMQLALMKPKFAVMDETDSGLDVDALRIVSEGINRYQEETGGGVLMITHYKRILNYVKPDFIHVFADGHVVQTGDASLADQLEAEGYEKFI, from the coding sequence ATGTCCACCCTGGAAATCAAGAACCTGCACGCCAACGTCCTCCCCTCGGAGGAGGGGCAGGAGGCGAAGCCCATCCTCAAGGGCGTCAACCTCACCATCAACGGCGGCGAGACCCACGCCATCATGGGTCCGAACGGCTCCGGCAAGTCCACCCTCGCCTACACGCTCGCCGGCCACCCGAAGTACGAGGTGACCGACGGCGAGGTGCTGCTCGACGGTGAGAACCTCCTGGAGATGTCCATCGACGAGCGCGCCCGCGCCGGCCTCTTCCTCGCCATGCAGTACCCGGTCGAGGTGCCGGGCGTGTCGTCCTCGAACTTCATGCGCTCCGCCGTCACTGCGGTGCGCGGCGAGGCCCCGAAGCTGCGCGAGTGGGTCGGCGAGCTCAACGCCGCCCGCGAGGCGCTGCAGATGGACGCCTCCTTCTCCGAGCGCTCCGTGAACGAGGGCTTCTCCGGCGGCGAGAAGAAGCGCCACGAGGTCATGCAGCTCGCGCTGATGAAGCCGAAGTTCGCCGTCATGGACGAGACGGATTCCGGCCTTGACGTGGACGCGCTGCGCATCGTCTCCGAGGGCATCAACCGCTACCAGGAGGAGACGGGCGGCGGCGTGCTCATGATCACGCACTACAAGCGCATTCTCAACTACGTCAAGCCCGACTTCATCCACGTCTTCGCCGACGGCCACGTCGTGCAGACCGGCGACGCCTCGCTCGCCGACCAGCTCGAGGCCGAGGGCTACGAGAAGTTCATCTAA